In Streptomyces hawaiiensis, one genomic interval encodes:
- a CDS encoding response regulator: MPEAMPTRILLADDHHLVRRGVRLILDSEPDLTVVAEAGDGAEAIEAARTHHPDLAILDIAMPRLTGLQAARELSRTQPELRILMLTMYDNEQYFFETLAAGASGYVLKSVADRDLVEACRATMRGEPFLYPGAVNALIRNYLDRVREGQPPPARAITDREEEILKLVAEGHTSQEIADLLVISVKTVERHRANLLQKLGLKDRLELTRYAIRVGLIEP, from the coding sequence ATGCCCGAGGCGATGCCCACCCGCATCCTGCTGGCCGACGACCACCACCTGGTCCGCCGCGGTGTCCGCCTCATCCTCGACAGCGAACCCGACCTCACCGTGGTGGCCGAAGCAGGCGACGGCGCCGAGGCCATCGAGGCCGCCCGCACCCACCACCCGGACCTGGCCATCCTCGACATCGCCATGCCCCGCCTGACCGGCCTGCAGGCCGCTCGCGAACTCTCGCGCACCCAGCCCGAGCTGCGCATCCTCATGCTGACCATGTACGACAACGAGCAGTACTTCTTCGAAACCCTCGCCGCCGGCGCCTCCGGATACGTCCTCAAATCCGTCGCCGACCGCGACCTCGTCGAAGCCTGCCGCGCCACCATGCGCGGCGAACCCTTCCTCTACCCTGGCGCCGTCAACGCCCTCATCCGCAACTACCTCGACCGCGTCCGGGAAGGACAGCCCCCGCCCGCCAGAGCCATCACCGACCGCGAGGAGGAGATCCTCAAACTCGTCGCCGAAGGCCACACCTCCCAGGAGATCGCCGACCTCCTCGTCATCAGCGTCAAGACCGTCGAACGCCACCGAGCCAACCTGCTGCAGAAACTCGGCCTCAAAGACCGCCTCGAACTCACCCGCTATGCCATCCGCGTCGGGCTGATCGAACCCTGA
- a CDS encoding LacI family DNA-binding transcriptional regulator, with amino-acid sequence MPSRSAVPDGKRPTLSDLAARAGVSVPLASMVMRGAKGPSAASRERVLRAAREIGYRPDSRARLLRSSRSHLVGVQFDLRQPFHADMVEALYAAAGAAGYQIALSAVAASRSEQEAVETLLADRCEALILLSPHAPAARLAEFAAQLPVVSVARRLRPLVDGVDVVRAADDEGARQAVDHLVALGHRDIVHIDGGRAPGATDRRRGYKSAMKHHGLTDRVRLVPGGLTEDHGAAAARTLLAEAARPTAVLAFNDHCAIGVLDTFLRAQISVPDEISVVGFDDSHLARLAHVQLTTVGQEARQLARRAVSRAVARLEGGAKDDEREVVVTPHLVIRSTTRAPCRS; translated from the coding sequence GTGCCATCGCGCTCTGCCGTCCCGGACGGAAAGCGGCCGACGCTCAGCGACCTCGCGGCGCGGGCAGGTGTCTCCGTGCCGCTTGCCTCCATGGTCATGCGCGGTGCCAAGGGGCCCAGCGCGGCGAGTCGCGAGCGGGTGCTGCGGGCCGCGCGGGAGATCGGCTACCGGCCGGACAGCAGGGCCCGCCTTCTGCGCAGCAGCCGCTCGCACCTGGTGGGAGTGCAGTTCGACCTGCGACAGCCCTTCCACGCCGACATGGTTGAGGCGCTCTACGCCGCGGCGGGGGCGGCCGGCTATCAGATCGCACTCAGCGCCGTCGCCGCGAGCCGCAGCGAACAGGAGGCGGTGGAGACGCTGCTCGCCGACCGCTGCGAGGCACTGATCCTGCTCAGCCCCCATGCCCCGGCGGCCCGGCTGGCAGAATTCGCGGCGCAGCTGCCCGTCGTCTCCGTGGCCCGCCGGCTGCGCCCGCTCGTCGACGGCGTCGACGTCGTCCGCGCGGCCGACGACGAGGGCGCCCGACAAGCGGTCGACCACCTCGTGGCACTGGGCCACCGCGACATCGTCCACATCGACGGGGGCAGGGCGCCGGGCGCGACGGACCGGCGCCGCGGCTACAAGTCGGCCATGAAGCACCACGGCCTCACCGACCGCGTCCGCCTCGTGCCGGGCGGGCTGACCGAGGACCACGGCGCGGCAGCCGCCCGAACACTCCTCGCCGAGGCTGCCCGCCCCACCGCCGTCCTCGCCTTCAACGACCACTGCGCCATCGGCGTCCTCGACACCTTCCTGCGCGCACAGATCTCGGTGCCCGACGAGATCTCGGTCGTCGGCTTCGACGACAGCCACCTCGCCCGCCTCGCCCACGTCCAACTCACCACGGTCGGGCAAGAAGCCCGCCAGCTGGCGCGCCGGGCCGTGAGCCGGGCCGTCGCCCGGCTGGAGGGCGGGGCGAAGGACGACGAACGAGAAGTCGTCGTCACACCACACCTCGTCATACGAAGCACCACCAGGGCACCTTGCCGCTCCTGA
- a CDS encoding TIM barrel protein has translation MYTLAVCAEMVYRDLPIEERARRIHEAGFQVEIWDWTRHDLDALAQTPAEFSSMTGYIRGTLTDPDGAAELLRTAGESIKAPEHLGCPRLNLHGTGLDGAGLPVVPVTGEATGEMWITAHRTLTRLAELGESAGVTFTLENLNTAVDHPGVPFATAADTFSLVAAVDRPGLRMNLDLYHAQIGEGNLIELIRRAHGAGLIGEIQVADVPGRCEPGTGEINYPAVARALTDLGYDGTVALEAWPSGDSHTAMERFRAAFTL, from the coding sequence ATGTACACGTTGGCGGTCTGTGCCGAGATGGTCTACCGCGACCTGCCGATCGAGGAGCGGGCCCGGCGCATCCACGAGGCCGGCTTCCAGGTGGAGATCTGGGACTGGACCCGGCACGACCTGGACGCACTGGCCCAGACCCCCGCCGAGTTCTCCTCGATGACCGGCTACATCCGCGGCACCCTGACCGACCCGGACGGCGCAGCCGAACTCCTGCGCACAGCCGGGGAATCGATCAAGGCACCCGAGCATCTCGGCTGCCCCCGGCTCAACCTGCACGGCACCGGCCTGGACGGCGCTGGCCTGCCCGTGGTGCCGGTGACCGGCGAGGCCACCGGCGAGATGTGGATCACCGCCCACCGCACGCTCACCCGCCTGGCCGAACTGGGTGAGAGCGCGGGCGTCACCTTCACCTTGGAGAACCTCAACACCGCCGTCGACCACCCCGGTGTCCCGTTCGCCACGGCCGCCGACACCTTCTCCCTGGTCGCGGCAGTCGATCGGCCCGGTCTGCGGATGAATCTGGACCTGTACCACGCCCAGATCGGCGAGGGAAACCTCATCGAACTGATCCGCCGCGCGCACGGCGCCGGCCTGATCGGAGAGATCCAGGTCGCCGACGTGCCCGGCCGCTGCGAACCCGGCACCGGAGAGATCAACTATCCGGCCGTCGCCCGCGCCCTTACCGACCTCGGCTACGACGGCACGGTCGCCCTGGAGGCATGGCCCTCCGGCGACAGTCACACCGCCATGGAGCGGTTCCGCGCCGCGTTCACCCTCTGA
- a CDS encoding sugar ABC transporter substrate-binding protein, whose amino-acid sequence MNRSLSSRSRRFTVLVAVTASTVLALAGCSSNSGGKKSEESAGGVSAGKATTPRMTIAMITHAVPGDTFWDTIRKGAQAAAAKDNIKLIYSSDPNGGNQANLVQNAIDQKVDGIAVTLAKPDAMKETVAKAMRAGIPVVGFNSGVDDWQKQGLLQYFGQDETVAGEAVGKKLSSLGAKKVACVIQEQGQVALEARCAGVKKGFSGTTENLFVNGADMPSVQSTITAKLKQDPSIDYVVTLAAPVALTATQAVSDGGSRAKVATFDLNKELVKAIQDGSIQFAVDQQPYLQGYLAVDSLWLYKNNGNYSGGGVAPVLTGPAFVDKSNVAAVATFAAKGTR is encoded by the coding sequence ATGAACCGCTCGCTTTCCTCCCGCTCCCGCAGATTCACCGTCCTGGTGGCCGTGACCGCCAGTACAGTCCTGGCACTCGCCGGCTGCTCCAGCAACTCGGGCGGCAAGAAGTCGGAGGAGAGCGCCGGTGGCGTCTCTGCCGGCAAGGCCACCACGCCCCGCATGACCATCGCGATGATCACCCACGCCGTCCCCGGTGACACGTTCTGGGACACCATCCGCAAGGGCGCCCAGGCCGCGGCCGCCAAGGACAACATCAAGCTGATCTACTCCTCCGACCCGAACGGAGGCAACCAGGCCAACCTGGTGCAGAACGCGATCGACCAGAAGGTCGACGGCATCGCCGTCACCCTCGCCAAGCCCGATGCCATGAAGGAAACGGTGGCCAAGGCAATGCGGGCCGGTATACCCGTGGTCGGCTTCAACTCCGGTGTGGACGACTGGCAGAAGCAGGGCCTGCTCCAGTACTTCGGCCAGGACGAGACCGTCGCAGGCGAGGCGGTCGGCAAGAAGCTGAGTTCCCTCGGTGCCAAGAAGGTCGCCTGTGTCATTCAGGAACAGGGCCAGGTCGCCCTCGAGGCACGCTGCGCGGGCGTCAAGAAGGGCTTCTCGGGCACGACGGAAAACCTGTTCGTCAACGGCGCCGACATGCCGTCCGTGCAGTCGACCATCACCGCCAAGCTCAAGCAGGACCCTTCCATCGACTACGTCGTCACCCTCGCCGCCCCGGTCGCGCTGACCGCCACGCAGGCGGTGTCCGACGGCGGCAGCAGGGCCAAGGTCGCCACCTTCGACCTCAACAAGGAACTCGTGAAGGCCATCCAGGACGGCAGCATCCAGTTCGCCGTCGACCAGCAGCCCTACCTGCAGGGCTACCTGGCGGTCGACTCCCTCTGGCTCTACAAGAACAACGGCAACTACAGCGGCGGTGGCGTGGCGCCCGTGCTGACCGGCCCGGCCTTCGTCGACAAGTCAAATGTCGCCGCCGTCGCCACGTTCGCGGCCAAGGGAACACGGTGA
- a CDS encoding Gfo/Idh/MocA family protein — protein sequence MTYRTSLGVAVIGAGRMGADHVRRISEVTSGAHVAAVVDVDIDRAKTVAADIDGCAAYGDVAEAMASPDVDAVVLASPGIAHEAALLTAFEHDLPVLCEKPLTPDAASALRVLEAEQRLGHRRVQVGFMRRYDHEYLKLKALLDSGELGRPLMLHNRHRNPSCPPDFTSAMLINDSVTHEMDVTRWLLGQEITSVTVMRPRPSGNAPEGLADPQFVVFETDGGALVDVEIYVNARYGYQVQTEAVCEHGTARIGDRHDMLVSTGGRWGGTVTAGFVERFEEAYDREVQAWVDATRRGEVTGPSAWDGYAVAAICEAGIHAQTEGRRVEVELADRPALYI from the coding sequence ATGACCTACCGCACCTCCCTCGGAGTCGCCGTGATCGGCGCCGGCCGCATGGGAGCCGACCACGTACGCCGGATCAGCGAGGTGACCAGCGGCGCCCATGTGGCCGCCGTCGTCGACGTCGACATCGATCGCGCCAAGACGGTCGCCGCCGACATCGACGGATGCGCGGCCTACGGCGACGTCGCCGAAGCGATGGCCTCACCCGACGTCGACGCCGTAGTGCTCGCCTCCCCGGGCATCGCCCACGAGGCGGCACTGCTCACCGCGTTCGAGCACGACCTGCCCGTCCTGTGCGAAAAGCCCCTCACCCCCGACGCCGCCTCCGCCCTGCGTGTACTGGAGGCCGAGCAACGCCTCGGGCACCGCCGCGTGCAGGTGGGCTTCATGCGCCGCTACGACCACGAGTACCTCAAACTCAAAGCGCTGCTGGACAGCGGGGAACTGGGCCGGCCGCTGATGCTGCACAACCGGCATCGCAACCCGTCCTGTCCGCCGGACTTCACCAGCGCCATGCTCATCAACGACTCCGTCACCCACGAGATGGACGTCACCCGCTGGCTGCTCGGCCAGGAGATCACCTCCGTCACCGTCATGCGGCCGCGGCCCTCCGGCAACGCGCCCGAAGGACTGGCCGATCCCCAGTTCGTCGTCTTCGAAACCGACGGCGGTGCCCTGGTCGACGTTGAGATCTACGTCAACGCCCGCTACGGCTACCAGGTCCAGACCGAGGCGGTGTGCGAACACGGCACCGCCCGCATCGGCGACCGGCACGACATGCTCGTCAGCACCGGCGGACGCTGGGGCGGCACGGTCACCGCCGGCTTCGTCGAGCGATTCGAGGAAGCGTACGACCGCGAGGTCCAGGCATGGGTCGACGCCACCCGACGCGGCGAGGTCACCGGCCCCAGCGCCTGGGACGGCTACGCCGTGGCTGCGATCTGCGAGGCGGGCATCCACGCCCAGACCGAGGGCCGCCGCGTCGAGGTGGAACTGGCCGACCGCCCAGCCCTCTACATCTGA
- a CDS encoding sugar phosphate isomerase/epimerase family protein, which translates to MKIGLNTDSVGQLTLDETLDLAAELGLDHVEFATGAWSTAPHIDIDRLLDSDGARRELLAKVADRGLTISAFTCSGNPLHPGPSGREHDQVARRTIALAPLLGVDRVVMMSGLPGGPGDANPNWITVSWPPETTQILDWQWSEVVLPYWRDLVAHSRDRGVPKLALEMHAHQAVYNVPTLLRLREEVGPVVGANFDPSHLMWMGADPLAAIEALGEAIYHVHAKDTRLEPSRQALTSRLETLPVMAAKERSWNYVTLGYGHDDAFWRAFCLALRRAGYDDVLSIEHEDVLVAPVEGVTKTVDLLRRVILRDPSSYKPQEI; encoded by the coding sequence ATGAAGATCGGTCTGAACACCGACAGCGTCGGGCAGCTCACGCTCGACGAGACCCTGGACCTGGCCGCCGAACTCGGCCTGGACCACGTGGAGTTCGCCACCGGCGCCTGGTCCACGGCCCCGCACATCGACATCGACCGGCTTCTCGACAGCGACGGCGCGCGCCGTGAACTGCTGGCCAAGGTCGCCGACCGAGGGCTCACGATCAGCGCCTTCACCTGCTCAGGCAACCCCCTGCACCCCGGGCCCAGCGGCCGCGAGCACGACCAGGTCGCGCGCAGGACGATCGCTCTCGCCCCGCTCCTCGGCGTCGACCGCGTGGTGATGATGTCCGGGCTGCCGGGCGGGCCGGGCGACGCCAACCCCAACTGGATCACGGTCTCCTGGCCGCCGGAGACCACACAGATCCTCGACTGGCAATGGTCCGAGGTCGTACTCCCATACTGGCGAGACCTCGTCGCCCACTCCCGCGACCGGGGCGTACCCAAACTCGCTCTGGAGATGCACGCCCACCAGGCGGTCTACAACGTCCCCACCCTCCTGCGCCTGCGCGAGGAGGTAGGGCCCGTGGTCGGGGCCAACTTCGACCCCAGTCACCTGATGTGGATGGGGGCCGACCCGCTGGCCGCCATCGAGGCCCTGGGCGAGGCGATCTACCACGTGCACGCCAAGGACACCCGGCTGGAACCCTCCCGCCAGGCGCTGACCAGCAGGCTGGAGACGCTGCCCGTCATGGCCGCCAAGGAACGCTCCTGGAACTACGTCACCCTCGGCTACGGCCACGACGACGCGTTCTGGCGCGCTTTCTGCCTCGCCCTGCGCCGAGCCGGCTACGACGACGTCCTGAGCATCGAGCACGAGGACGTTCTTGTGGCCCCCGTCGAGGGCGTCACCAAAACCGTCGACCTCCTGCGCCGCGTCATCCTGCGCGACCCCAGCTCCTACAAGCCCCAGGAGATCTGA
- a CDS encoding DDE-type integrase/transposase/recombinase yields the protein MIDLFCRRLLGHAMGELHDAELLVAALHMAVATRGGDVKCVIFHSDRGSEYTSRRFRQTCWKHGVTQSVGRVTPCFDNAVSEAFNSVLKVEYIHRPTFATRTEARLKIATWITGFYNARRLHSVCGWKSPIDYEHGYRPGFTEELAA from the coding sequence GTGATCGACCTGTTCTGCCGCCGCCTGCTCGGCCACGCGATGGGCGAACTCCACGACGCCGAACTGCTCGTCGCCGCCCTGCACATGGCCGTTGCCACCCGCGGCGGCGACGTCAAGTGCGTGATCTTCCATAGTGATCGCGGCAGCGAGTACACCTCCCGCCGCTTCCGCCAGACCTGCTGGAAACACGGCGTGACCCAGTCCGTGGGCCGGGTCACGCCGTGTTTCGACAATGCCGTCAGCGAGGCGTTCAACAGCGTGCTCAAGGTCGAGTACATCCACCGGCCCACCTTCGCCACCCGTACCGAGGCCCGGCTGAAGATCGCCACGTGGATCACCGGCTTCTACAACGCACGTCGGCTACACAGCGTGTGCGGCTGGAAGAGCCCGATCGACTACGAACACGGCTACCGGCCCGGCTTCACCGAGGAGCTGGCTGCATAG
- a CDS encoding SDR family NAD(P)-dependent oxidoreductase, protein MSQTVLITGGTSGIGLSLAQSIVELGASVVVCGRSQAALDRFAQAHPQALAVRADVTDAADRAALLQAIADRFGRLDVLVNNAGTFEERDYAAGKNPNATLDAEVALNLTAPIHLTGEVLERWPEPDAIVFITSGFALVSPTRAPTHGAVKAGLHGFADGLRRQLAPQGTHVLEVLPPSTDTPMNAEATGKKLTPEQVAAVTMKALRRGRNMAFPGQTKVMPAMLRIAPGTLRRVVAEL, encoded by the coding sequence GTGTCACAGACCGTACTCATCACTGGCGGAACCTCAGGCATCGGCTTGAGCCTCGCGCAATCCATCGTGGAGCTCGGGGCGTCTGTCGTCGTTTGCGGACGTTCGCAGGCTGCGCTTGACCGATTCGCGCAGGCACACCCGCAGGCGCTGGCCGTGCGGGCCGATGTGACGGACGCAGCTGATCGGGCAGCGTTGCTGCAAGCAATCGCTGATCGCTTTGGGCGTCTGGACGTGTTGGTCAACAACGCCGGTACGTTCGAGGAACGAGACTATGCAGCCGGCAAGAACCCCAATGCGACTCTCGATGCCGAGGTGGCGTTGAACCTCACCGCCCCCATCCACTTGACGGGTGAAGTGCTCGAGCGATGGCCAGAGCCCGACGCGATCGTATTCATCACCTCAGGGTTCGCTTTGGTCTCGCCCACTCGCGCGCCTACCCACGGCGCGGTGAAGGCCGGCCTGCACGGCTTCGCGGACGGCTTGCGCCGTCAACTCGCCCCGCAGGGCACCCATGTCCTCGAGGTCCTCCCACCGTCTACGGACACGCCCATGAACGCCGAAGCCACGGGGAAGAAACTGACTCCCGAGCAGGTGGCGGCGGTCACGATGAAGGCTCTTCGGCGGGGGCGGAACATGGCATTCCCCGGTCAGACGAAAGTCATGCCCGCCATGCTGCGCATCGCGCCGGGCACACTGCGACGCGTCGTCGCCGAGCTCTGA
- a CDS encoding TetR/AcrR family transcriptional regulator, with the protein MTSTTPVPPGRPRAFDIDEALDHAVLVFWSKGFEGASLDDLTEAMGISRPSLYRAFGSKEDLFYKALERYTEGLTAYFARALAEPTSAAVATAVLHGTVEAATMPGFPTGCLGVHGALATGDDSRPVRDALIAWREDGMAHLTRRFQQAVDAGDLPPSTDPHLLALYLRTVANGIAVQAASGSSRPELLQVANLALGSWPKP; encoded by the coding sequence ATGACCTCGACGACACCGGTCCCTCCTGGCAGGCCTCGCGCGTTCGACATCGACGAGGCACTCGATCATGCAGTCCTGGTGTTCTGGTCAAAGGGTTTCGAGGGTGCCAGCCTTGACGACCTCACCGAGGCGATGGGTATCAGCCGCCCCAGCCTGTACAGGGCGTTCGGCAGCAAAGAAGACCTCTTCTACAAGGCGCTGGAGCGCTACACCGAGGGCTTGACCGCCTACTTCGCCCGAGCTCTGGCCGAGCCCACAAGTGCAGCAGTGGCTACTGCCGTGCTCCACGGGACGGTCGAGGCGGCAACCATGCCGGGATTCCCCACGGGCTGTCTTGGCGTGCATGGTGCGTTGGCTACCGGGGATGACAGCCGCCCAGTCCGAGACGCACTCATCGCATGGCGTGAGGACGGGATGGCCCACTTGACGCGCCGGTTTCAACAGGCGGTGGACGCCGGTGACCTTCCGCCTTCCACAGATCCTCATCTTCTCGCGCTCTACCTGAGAACAGTCGCCAATGGGATTGCCGTCCAGGCCGCGAGTGGTAGTTCCCGCCCTGAGCTGCTGCAAGTCGCGAACCTCGCGTTGGGCAGCTGGCCAAAGCCGTAG
- a CDS encoding helix-turn-helix domain-containing protein: MDEYPEPVHDPADGALDPRAELSEFLRTRRARLKPEDVGLPDFGRHRRVPGLRREELAQLAGVSVGYYTRLEQGNGRHVSAEVLDAIARALRLSDAEHAHLTHLAKPKQKKKPAGRTQRVRGSLRTLLDTMEGGPAILVGRRGDILAWNRMAAAVFGDWAELPAQERNWARLVFLRPEYRDLFVDWEHKANDVVSQLRMDAGSHPNDPRLSALVGELSVKSEEFRRLWAAHDVKDKCHGIQRLHHPLVGELDLRLESFHLADDHEQTLATYHAEPGSPSAEALRLLASWGTDATRAGAGMPPARTA; encoded by the coding sequence ATGGACGAATATCCCGAACCGGTGCACGATCCCGCCGACGGCGCTCTGGACCCGCGTGCCGAGCTGAGTGAGTTCTTGCGCACCCGGCGGGCCCGGCTGAAGCCGGAGGACGTGGGCCTGCCGGACTTCGGGCGGCACCGGCGGGTGCCGGGGCTGCGCCGCGAGGAGCTGGCGCAGCTGGCCGGGGTGTCGGTGGGGTACTACACGCGGCTGGAGCAGGGCAACGGGCGGCACGTGTCGGCGGAGGTCCTCGACGCCATCGCCCGCGCGCTCAGGCTGAGCGACGCCGAGCACGCCCACCTCACACACCTGGCGAAGCCGAAACAGAAGAAGAAGCCGGCGGGCCGCACCCAGCGGGTGCGGGGCTCCCTGCGGACGCTGCTGGACACCATGGAAGGCGGCCCGGCGATCCTCGTGGGGCGGCGGGGGGACATCCTCGCCTGGAACCGGATGGCCGCGGCGGTCTTCGGCGACTGGGCCGAGCTGCCCGCGCAGGAGCGGAACTGGGCGCGGCTGGTGTTCCTCAGGCCCGAGTACCGCGACTTGTTCGTGGACTGGGAGCACAAAGCGAACGACGTCGTCTCTCAGCTGCGCATGGACGCCGGCTCCCATCCCAACGACCCCCGGCTGTCCGCGCTGGTGGGCGAACTCTCCGTGAAGAGCGAGGAGTTCCGGCGGCTGTGGGCCGCCCACGACGTCAAGGACAAGTGCCACGGCATCCAGCGCCTGCACCATCCGCTCGTCGGCGAACTCGATCTGCGCCTCGAGTCGTTCCACCTGGCCGACGACCACGAACAGACGCTGGCGACCTACCACGCCGAACCCGGTTCCCCGTCGGCGGAGGCACTACGACTGCTGGCCAGCTGGGGCACCGACGCGACAAGGGCGGGAGCCGGGATGCCGCCGGCACGCACGGCTTGA
- a CDS encoding aldehyde dehydrogenase family protein, with the protein MTATQGTESRTRQSETAAEVVGRLRTTFNTGVTRGLDWRVNQLQRLRALLVENEQELIEALRADLRKNPAEAKTQEIDFTVADIDETLANLESWLQPRPVEVPTHFGPTTTAYTTYDPLGVVLVIAPWNFPLHLLIDPIIGALAAGNTVVAKPSEISVHTSAVASRLLRDYFDADVLTVVEGGAEETTALLAQRFDHIFYTGNGTVGRIVMAAAAKNLTTVTLELGGKSPVFVAPDADVEETAKRLVGGKFGNAGQQCIAPDYVLADPATAAALVPALRAAVEARFGTSPQTAADFGRIINERHFDRLTRLLDSGRAAVGGQHDRDDLFIAPTVLTDVDPASPVMQEEIFGPILAVVEVEDLDAAIAFINERDKPLALYAFTESEATKSRLLNETSSGGVAWGQPVMQLLMPGLPFGGVGESGMGRYHGRYSLETFSHLKGVADVPLS; encoded by the coding sequence ATGACCGCAACACAGGGGACCGAGTCGAGGACGCGTCAGAGCGAAACGGCCGCGGAGGTGGTCGGCCGCCTTCGTACGACGTTCAACACCGGCGTCACCCGCGGACTGGACTGGCGCGTCAACCAGCTGCAGCGGCTACGGGCACTGCTGGTCGAAAACGAGCAGGAGCTGATCGAAGCGCTCCGGGCGGACCTGAGGAAGAACCCCGCCGAGGCGAAGACGCAGGAGATCGACTTCACCGTCGCCGACATCGACGAGACGCTGGCGAATCTCGAGAGCTGGCTTCAGCCTCGCCCGGTGGAGGTTCCCACCCACTTCGGTCCCACGACCACGGCCTACACCACGTACGACCCGCTCGGGGTCGTCCTGGTGATCGCTCCGTGGAATTTCCCGCTGCACCTTCTCATCGACCCCATCATCGGCGCACTGGCCGCCGGGAACACCGTGGTGGCCAAGCCGAGCGAGATCTCGGTGCACACATCGGCGGTCGCTTCACGCCTGCTGCGTGATTACTTCGACGCCGACGTGCTCACCGTGGTCGAGGGGGGCGCCGAGGAGACCACGGCCCTCCTGGCACAGCGTTTCGACCACATCTTCTACACCGGCAATGGCACGGTCGGCCGGATCGTCATGGCCGCGGCCGCCAAGAACCTCACCACCGTCACGCTCGAACTCGGAGGCAAGTCGCCGGTCTTCGTGGCGCCCGACGCCGATGTGGAGGAGACCGCGAAGCGGCTGGTCGGCGGCAAGTTCGGCAACGCGGGGCAGCAGTGCATAGCCCCGGACTATGTTCTGGCCGATCCTGCCACCGCTGCCGCACTGGTTCCCGCCCTGCGTGCGGCGGTCGAAGCCCGGTTCGGCACCAGCCCGCAGACCGCGGCCGACTTCGGCCGGATCATCAACGAGCGGCACTTCGACCGGCTCACGCGTCTGCTGGATTCCGGCCGGGCGGCGGTGGGAGGCCAGCACGACCGTGACGACCTGTTCATCGCACCGACCGTGCTCACCGATGTCGACCCCGCATCGCCGGTCATGCAGGAGGAGATCTTCGGTCCGATCCTCGCCGTCGTCGAAGTCGAAGACCTCGATGCCGCCATCGCCTTCATCAACGAGCGCGACAAGCCCCTCGCGCTCTACGCCTTCACCGAGTCCGAGGCCACCAAGTCGCGCCTCTTGAATGAGACGTCCTCCGGCGGCGTCGCCTGGGGCCAGCCGGTGATGCAACTGCTCATGCCCGGCCTGCCTTTCGGCGGCGTCGGAGAAAGCGGCATGGGCCGATACCACGGTCGGTACTCCCTCGAGACGTTCAGCCACCTCAAGGGTGTCGCGGACGTCCCGCTCAGCTAG